One segment of Alistipes finegoldii DSM 17242 DNA contains the following:
- a CDS encoding endonuclease/exonuclease/phosphatase family protein: MNRLKKYLTIMLLLGLTCPATACNSSSSSEDEVPPHLKPAPPEEPGRDYYPKADGATRLVTYNVGVFTKYISDGSYQMIADMMTEGKADLVGISELDSCTVRTGRVFQLKKFAGLMGKEWSYEYSRAMAYQGGAYGDGIASREKPVRTFAAPLPKGDGAEPRVMVVMEFEKYVFATTHLDHVSALAQAGQVDEINKVIEREFGGSKKPVFLGGDFNVRPDSPTISKLKTGWTVLTPHGASDFTHSSQAPNKCIDYILLWNGNGAKCNVVGTKIMLDFNKGDIKRASDHIPVLVDVKF; encoded by the coding sequence ATGAACAGACTGAAAAAATATCTTACCATCATGCTGCTGCTCGGCCTGACCTGCCCGGCAACGGCCTGCAACAGCAGCTCCTCCTCCGAAGACGAAGTTCCGCCCCATCTGAAACCCGCCCCCCCGGAGGAACCGGGTCGGGACTACTACCCCAAGGCCGACGGCGCGACGCGTCTGGTGACCTACAACGTCGGCGTCTTCACCAAGTACATCAGCGACGGCAGCTACCAGATGATCGCCGACATGATGACCGAGGGCAAGGCCGATCTGGTGGGCATCAGCGAACTGGACAGCTGCACGGTCCGCACCGGCCGGGTCTTCCAGCTCAAGAAATTCGCCGGACTGATGGGCAAGGAGTGGAGTTACGAATATTCGCGGGCGATGGCCTATCAGGGCGGAGCCTACGGCGACGGAATCGCCAGCCGTGAAAAACCCGTCCGGACCTTTGCCGCTCCGCTGCCGAAGGGCGACGGCGCCGAACCCCGCGTGATGGTCGTCATGGAGTTCGAGAAATACGTCTTCGCCACCACCCACCTCGACCATGTGTCCGCGCTGGCTCAGGCAGGACAGGTAGACGAGATCAACAAGGTCATCGAACGCGAATTCGGCGGCTCGAAGAAACCCGTCTTCCTCGGCGGCGACTTCAATGTCCGTCCCGATTCGCCCACCATCTCCAAACTGAAGACGGGCTGGACGGTCCTCACGCCCCACGGCGCGAGCGACTTCACCCACTCCTCGCAGGCGCCGAACAAATGTATCGACTACATCCTGCTTTGGAACGGCAACGGCGCGAAGTGCAACGTGGTCGGCACCAAGATCATGCTCGACTTCAACAAAGGCGACATCAAGCGGGCCTCGGACCATATTCCCGTGCTGGTCGATGTCAAATTCTAA
- a CDS encoding FecR family protein, producing MDKHYRDLLIRALKGTLDTASRREFDRWVSDADNRRIYENALRIWDDVQRRTSAYNPDRDRLWEQLQSRIGVYGTPQPTERPAPKRRWAPILRTAAAVAAGVVVTLFAVRPDAAPTPSPARQEFCAFGGKSLAHLTDGSTVWLQSGSTLAYDSSFGAESRNVKLRGEGFFDIAKDPERPFTVEVEGLRIRVHGTKFNVNTSHEDRTVAVSLVEGSVALDSGNGETRRLHPGEIACYDPATQELNIRRGNVELESCWAAGKLVFERQSLGEICRYLSRWYDIRIDISPALAHNYAYTFTITDEPLEAILRIMSRINPIVYTFSDNRSVYISEIE from the coding sequence ATGGACAAACATTACCGGGACCTCCTGATCCGTGCGCTGAAGGGCACGCTGGACACCGCATCGCGCCGCGAATTCGACCGGTGGGTCTCGGATGCGGACAACCGCCGCATCTACGAAAACGCCCTCCGCATATGGGACGACGTACAGCGCCGCACCTCGGCCTACAATCCCGACCGCGACCGGCTCTGGGAGCAGTTGCAGTCCCGCATCGGAGTCTACGGAACGCCGCAGCCGACGGAGCGGCCCGCGCCAAAACGCCGCTGGGCGCCGATACTTCGCACGGCGGCAGCCGTCGCCGCGGGCGTCGTCGTCACGCTCTTCGCGGTGCGTCCCGACGCCGCCCCCACACCGAGCCCGGCCCGACAGGAGTTCTGCGCCTTCGGCGGCAAATCGCTGGCACACCTGACCGACGGTTCGACCGTATGGCTCCAAAGCGGCTCGACGCTTGCCTACGACAGCTCCTTCGGCGCCGAAAGCCGCAACGTAAAACTCCGCGGAGAGGGATTTTTCGACATCGCCAAAGATCCCGAACGCCCTTTCACGGTCGAAGTGGAAGGGCTGCGCATACGGGTTCACGGCACGAAATTCAACGTGAACACCTCGCACGAAGACCGGACCGTCGCCGTATCGCTCGTTGAGGGTTCGGTGGCCCTCGATTCCGGCAACGGGGAGACGCGCCGGCTGCACCCCGGAGAAATAGCCTGCTACGACCCCGCCACCCAAGAGCTGAATATCCGCAGGGGCAACGTCGAGCTGGAATCCTGCTGGGCCGCGGGCAAACTGGTCTTCGAGCGGCAGTCGTTGGGCGAAATCTGCCGCTACCTCTCACGCTGGTACGACATCCGGATCGACATCTCCCCGGCACTCGCCCACAACTACGCCTACACGTTCACCATTACCGACGAACCGCTCGAAGCGATTCTGCGCATCATGAGTCGCATCAATCCGATCGTCTACACTTTCTCGGACAACCGCTCGGTGTACATCTCCGAGATAGAATAA
- a CDS encoding TonB-dependent receptor translates to MKHFRLFAILLLLVCGWTTVAHGQTQEPAINLEFTDIPLSEAISRIEKSSKYTFFYDAKQTDLTRRVSLRAKQLPISAALRQMLAPTGLNFTISERQIALIPAARKAPAGSRTITGTVNDSHELPLAGVAVTLEGDNTRGTVSENNGSFTITVPDTDAVLSFTYLGYISKKVSVPVSQNSLKVFLAEDAVRMEDVVVVGYGTQKKVNLTGAITTVDDTQLANRSAPSVAHMLQGAVPGLTISTTSGRPGNSADLNIRGITSINGGSPLVLIDGAEGDLMKLNPNDVASISVIKDASAAAIYGARAAYGVVLVTTKEGDDSGKTRVSYSGRWGWNAPTTSTDYETRGYYSVYVNDLFWHADAGTNYTNYTEQDMMELWARRNDKVENPERPWVKIDQRDGRDTYVYYANFDWYHYLFKDEHPNTSHSVSLSGGNSKVKYMLSGNYYSEEGLFRQDPDRLQRINFRSKISFDINKWLKISNNTSYYNYQYYYPGPTGVNTAFSLGTVHGLASMMPYNPDGTSVYYTSLSKYSIMDGLPTIMNKGGHYNKDKTDNMSTTTELTWAPVKGLEIKGNFTYMFNTQHNLNRQVNTEYSQYPGEVQTLSTGSRFQDKLYEKTMMHNYYQANVYATYAHTWNEKHNFKAMAGFNWETKYLKDVSATGYNLLSETLMDLNLVGQGADGNERMEVGGGQNEYALMGFFGRLNYDYKGKYLVEVSGRYDGTSRFKRGHRWGFFPSFSLGWRISEEPFFEGIRENFNNLKIRHSYGQLGNQNVGYYDYIRKISIGNQNYLFGGDKPTTATISAPVASNLSWETSIHNNLGVDMSFLNNRLAFSADFYIRDTKDMLTAGVALPSVYGADSPKMNSADLRTKGYELSLSWRDEFQLLRRPFTYSVTVTFNDYVTNITKYDNPDRTFAKSYYEGMRWGEIWGYRIGGLFATDAEAAGYAVDQTAVNNRINAAAGSERGLHAGDLKFLDLDGDNIISIGKNTVDDPGDREIIGNSQPRFHYGTTLSMSWAGIDFSIFFQGIGRRHWYPKANTIAFWGPYARPYASWIPKDFHKMYWSEENPDAYFPRPRGYVALSGTNRELTAVNDRYMQNIRYCRLKNLTIGYTLPKKWTRKVLIDNLRVYFTGENLATWSPIRSDYIDPEMAAMNDEMRTYPWQKTYMFGVDVTF, encoded by the coding sequence ATGAAACATTTTAGACTATTCGCAATTCTTTTGCTGCTCGTCTGCGGATGGACAACGGTTGCACACGGCCAGACGCAGGAGCCGGCGATCAACCTTGAGTTCACCGACATACCTCTCTCGGAAGCCATATCGCGCATCGAGAAGAGCAGCAAATACACGTTCTTCTACGACGCCAAACAGACCGATCTGACCCGGCGCGTCAGCCTCCGCGCCAAACAGCTGCCGATCTCCGCCGCCCTGCGCCAGATGCTCGCCCCGACGGGTCTCAATTTCACGATCTCCGAACGCCAGATCGCCCTGATCCCCGCGGCGCGCAAGGCCCCGGCCGGATCGCGCACGATCACCGGCACGGTCAACGACTCCCACGAGCTTCCCTTGGCCGGCGTCGCCGTCACGCTGGAGGGCGACAATACCCGCGGCACCGTTTCCGAGAACAACGGCAGTTTCACCATCACCGTTCCCGACACCGATGCGGTGCTCAGTTTCACCTACTTGGGCTACATCTCCAAGAAAGTCTCCGTTCCCGTCTCGCAGAACAGCCTCAAGGTATTCCTCGCAGAGGACGCCGTGAGGATGGAGGACGTCGTAGTAGTAGGTTACGGCACCCAGAAGAAGGTCAATCTGACGGGAGCCATCACCACGGTGGACGACACGCAGCTTGCAAACCGTTCGGCGCCGTCCGTAGCCCACATGCTTCAGGGTGCGGTTCCGGGTCTGACGATCTCGACCACATCGGGCCGTCCGGGCAACTCGGCCGACCTGAACATCCGCGGCATCACCTCGATCAACGGCGGTTCGCCGCTCGTGCTGATCGACGGCGCCGAGGGCGACCTGATGAAGCTCAACCCCAACGACGTGGCCTCGATTTCGGTGATCAAGGATGCCTCGGCAGCCGCCATCTACGGCGCACGCGCGGCCTACGGCGTCGTGCTGGTGACCACCAAGGAGGGCGACGATTCGGGAAAAACCCGCGTGTCGTACAGCGGCCGCTGGGGCTGGAACGCCCCCACCACCTCGACCGACTACGAGACCCGCGGCTACTACTCGGTCTACGTCAACGACCTGTTCTGGCACGCCGACGCAGGCACCAACTACACCAACTACACAGAGCAGGACATGATGGAGTTGTGGGCCCGCCGCAACGACAAGGTCGAAAACCCCGAACGTCCGTGGGTGAAGATCGACCAGCGCGACGGCCGCGACACATATGTCTATTACGCCAACTTCGACTGGTACCACTACCTGTTCAAGGACGAACATCCCAACACGAGCCACAGCGTCTCGCTGTCGGGCGGCAACTCGAAGGTCAAGTACATGCTTTCGGGCAACTACTACAGCGAAGAGGGACTCTTCCGTCAGGACCCCGACCGTCTGCAGCGGATCAACTTCCGTTCGAAAATCTCGTTCGACATCAACAAGTGGCTCAAGATCAGCAACAACACCAGCTACTACAACTACCAGTACTACTACCCCGGCCCCACCGGAGTCAATACCGCCTTCTCGCTGGGCACGGTACACGGACTGGCCTCGATGATGCCCTACAACCCCGACGGCACGAGCGTCTACTACACCTCGCTGTCGAAATACTCGATCATGGACGGCCTGCCCACGATCATGAACAAGGGCGGCCACTACAACAAGGACAAGACCGACAACATGTCGACCACCACGGAGCTGACGTGGGCCCCGGTCAAAGGGCTGGAGATCAAGGGTAACTTCACCTACATGTTCAACACCCAGCACAACCTCAACCGTCAGGTCAATACCGAATACTCGCAGTATCCGGGCGAAGTGCAAACCCTCTCGACGGGCAGCCGCTTCCAAGACAAGCTCTACGAAAAGACCATGATGCACAACTACTATCAGGCCAACGTCTACGCCACCTACGCACACACGTGGAACGAGAAGCACAACTTCAAGGCGATGGCCGGTTTCAACTGGGAGACCAAGTATCTCAAGGACGTATCGGCCACGGGCTACAACCTGCTCTCCGAAACGCTGATGGACCTCAATCTGGTGGGACAGGGCGCCGACGGCAACGAGCGCATGGAGGTCGGCGGCGGCCAGAACGAATACGCCCTGATGGGTTTCTTCGGCCGTCTGAACTACGACTACAAAGGCAAATACCTCGTGGAGGTGAGCGGCCGCTACGACGGCACGTCGCGCTTCAAGCGCGGTCACCGCTGGGGTTTCTTCCCCTCGTTCTCGCTCGGATGGCGCATCTCGGAAGAGCCTTTCTTCGAGGGCATCCGCGAAAACTTCAACAACCTCAAAATCAGGCATTCGTACGGACAGCTGGGTAACCAGAACGTAGGCTACTACGACTATATCCGCAAAATCTCGATCGGCAACCAGAACTATCTGTTCGGCGGCGACAAACCCACGACGGCCACCATTTCGGCCCCCGTGGCCTCGAACCTCTCGTGGGAAACCTCGATCCACAACAATCTAGGCGTAGACATGAGCTTCCTGAACAACCGGCTGGCTTTCAGCGCCGACTTCTACATCCGCGATACGAAGGACATGCTGACCGCCGGCGTCGCACTGCCGAGCGTCTACGGCGCCGATTCGCCCAAGATGAACAGCGCCGACCTGCGCACCAAGGGTTACGAGCTCTCGCTCAGCTGGCGCGATGAGTTCCAGCTCCTGCGCCGGCCGTTCACCTACAGCGTGACGGTCACCTTCAACGACTACGTGACCAACATCACCAAATACGACAACCCCGACCGCACGTTCGCCAAGTCCTACTACGAAGGCATGCGCTGGGGTGAGATCTGGGGCTACCGCATCGGCGGACTCTTCGCCACGGACGCCGAGGCTGCCGGCTACGCCGTCGATCAGACGGCCGTCAACAACCGGATCAACGCCGCGGCCGGCTCGGAACGCGGCCTGCACGCCGGCGACCTGAAGTTCCTCGATCTGGACGGTGACAACATCATCTCCATCGGCAAGAACACCGTAGACGATCCGGGCGACCGGGAGATCATCGGCAACAGCCAGCCGCGGTTCCACTACGGCACTACGCTGAGCATGTCGTGGGCGGGCATCGACTTTTCGATCTTCTTTCAGGGCATCGGACGCCGCCACTGGTATCCCAAAGCCAATACGATCGCCTTCTGGGGTCCCTACGCCCGTCCGTATGCGAGCTGGATTCCCAAAGACTTCCACAAGATGTACTGGAGCGAAGAGAATCCCGACGCCTACTTCCCCCGTCCGCGCGGCTACGTCGCCCTGTCGGGTACCAACCGCGAGCTGACGGCCGTCAACGACCGCTATATGCAGAACATCCGCTACTGCCGTCTGAAGAACCTCACGATAGGCTACACGCTGCCCAAGAAATGGACCCGCAAAGTGCTGATCGACAACCTTCGCGTCTACTTCACGGGAGAGAACCTCGCCACATGGTCGCCCATCCGCTCGGACTATATCGACCCCGAAATGGCCGCCATGAACGACGAGATGCGCACCTACCCGTGGCAGAAGACCTACATGTTCGGCGTAGATGTCACATTCTAA
- a CDS encoding beta-N-acetylhexosaminidase has translation MNERLLPGRIRSGWGVSILFLCLMALSGCCSHEAIRVNLIPRPAEMEVLSGYFQPGNTTVDDFTTVVVDNSRMDALGREGYELTVDRSSVRLTAATQTGIFYGKRTLEQLMTDKGIPCVRVSDRPRFAYRGMHMDVSRHFFPKSQVLKMLDEMARYKLNVFHFHLTDNGGWRIRIDKYPRLTAEGAFRTQRDWYAWWDRNDRRYLPEGTPGAYGGYFTKEDIREIVTYAAERHITVIPEIEFPAHSDAVFIGYPELCCTGKPYTTGEFCVGNEQVYTFMEDVLTEVMELFPSKYIHIGGDEARKVAWATCPKCQALIERERLDGIQGLQPYMIARIQDFLASKGRVMVGWDEILHNELHSETLVMSYRGQKGAIEAANRGNYAVMTPGEVLYFDWYQADPSTQPRAMYGYSPIKKMYAFEPVPADPESAARNESIIRAEFVDPAAVEPIRADRADRIVGVQGCTWAEYIEDEEQQEYMIFPRLLAVAELAWTPQEKREWCDFKVRMNSHIPLLQQRGLNTFTLSDEVEITTRIRSGNRAVEVTLDCEKYPAEIRYTLDGTPPTPDASLYEAPFTVTDSTVVRAAVCRDGVIRSPERKQLVTLAAEIDNYYPFDVPEIWKEYFD, from the coding sequence ATGAATGAACGATTGTTGCCGGGACGTATCCGTTCGGGCTGGGGAGTCTCTATTCTTTTTCTTTGTTTAATGGCCCTTTCCGGGTGCTGTTCACACGAAGCGATTCGGGTGAATCTCATTCCGCGCCCGGCGGAAATGGAGGTGCTGTCCGGGTATTTTCAGCCGGGAAACACGACGGTGGACGACTTCACGACCGTAGTTGTGGACAATTCCCGGATGGATGCGCTGGGACGGGAGGGATACGAACTTACGGTCGATCGCTCGTCGGTGAGACTCACGGCTGCCACCCAGACCGGCATTTTCTATGGGAAACGGACGCTGGAACAGTTGATGACCGACAAGGGTATTCCTTGCGTAAGGGTCAGCGACCGGCCCCGGTTTGCCTACCGGGGCATGCACATGGATGTATCGCGGCATTTCTTTCCGAAAAGTCAGGTGCTGAAGATGCTGGACGAAATGGCCCGCTACAAACTCAACGTATTCCATTTCCATCTGACCGATAACGGTGGTTGGCGCATCCGGATCGACAAATATCCGCGGCTCACCGCCGAAGGGGCATTCCGCACGCAGCGGGATTGGTATGCATGGTGGGACCGGAACGACCGTCGCTATCTTCCCGAGGGAACTCCGGGCGCTTACGGCGGATATTTCACCAAAGAGGACATCCGTGAGATCGTGACCTACGCCGCCGAGCGGCACATTACGGTCATTCCCGAGATCGAATTCCCGGCGCATTCCGACGCCGTGTTCATCGGCTATCCGGAGTTGTGCTGTACGGGCAAACCTTATACGACGGGAGAATTTTGTGTCGGCAACGAACAGGTATATACTTTTATGGAGGATGTGCTTACCGAAGTTATGGAGCTTTTCCCTTCGAAATACATCCATATCGGAGGCGACGAGGCCCGGAAAGTCGCCTGGGCGACCTGTCCGAAATGCCAGGCCCTGATCGAGCGGGAGAGACTTGACGGGATACAGGGACTCCAACCCTATATGATCGCCCGTATCCAGGATTTTCTCGCTTCGAAAGGGCGGGTTATGGTCGGCTGGGATGAAATACTGCACAACGAACTGCATTCCGAAACCTTGGTTATGTCGTATCGTGGACAGAAAGGGGCTATCGAAGCCGCTAATCGGGGCAATTATGCCGTAATGACACCCGGTGAAGTGCTCTATTTCGACTGGTATCAGGCCGATCCTTCCACTCAGCCGCGTGCCATGTACGGATATTCTCCCATTAAAAAGATGTACGCTTTCGAGCCGGTGCCGGCTGATCCGGAATCGGCGGCCCGCAACGAGTCGATCATCCGGGCCGAATTCGTGGACCCTGCGGCCGTGGAGCCGATCCGGGCGGATCGCGCCGACCGCATCGTCGGTGTGCAGGGATGTACGTGGGCTGAATATATCGAAGATGAAGAGCAACAGGAATACATGATCTTTCCGCGTCTGCTGGCTGTGGCAGAATTGGCATGGACACCGCAGGAGAAGCGCGAATGGTGCGATTTCAAAGTCCGGATGAACTCCCATATCCCACTGTTGCAGCAACGGGGGCTAAATACTTTTACGCTGAGCGACGAAGTTGAGATCACGACTCGCATTCGTTCCGGAAATAGAGCGGTTGAGGTGACTCTCGACTGTGAGAAATATCCCGCAGAGATTCGCTACACGTTAGACGGAACCCCGCCGACGCCCGACGCTTCGCTTTACGAAGCTCCTTTTACCGTGACCGATTCGACGGTGGTCCGGGCCGCCGTATGTCGGGATGGAGTGATTCGAAGTCCTGAACGGAAACAATTGGTTACTCTCGCCGCGGAGATCGACAACTATTATCCGTTCGATGTGCCGGAAATCTGGAAAGAATATTTCGATTAA
- a CDS encoding RagB/SusD family nutrient uptake outer membrane protein, with the protein MKKILLILAAGCTMALVSCEEWLDKYPLAQMSPETFFSNENELQAFSNKFYTAFPSDGLYNEYWDNIIHNDLPQEMRGGRTIPASGGGWTWTSLRDINTLLEYSVNCKDLDVRNRYDALARFFRAYFYFEKIKRFGDVPWYSKPIGSADPELKRPRDSREYVMQRMIEDIDFAIRYLPTKHDLYRITKWTALALKSRFCLFEGTFRKYHGIDLPENDWKYYLDLSAKASEEFITNSGYGLYTSGGTQTAYRDLFVSEDAQQIEVVLARDYNKGLSVFHNSTFYSLNTSYGRPGLTRKIVASYLMADGTRFTDKAGWETMEFRDECQNRDPRLAQSIRTPGYTRINSTKVEVPSLSTCMTGYQPIKFVAPADFGSDGYNLSYTDLPIIRTAEIYLNYAEAKAELGTLTQDDIDLTIKKLRDRAGMPNLDMAQANANPDPYLSAPETGYPNVTGSNKGVLLEIRRERTIELLQEGHRYYDLIRWKEGKTFTQPLLGLYIPSKGEYDLDGDGTPDIYLKTKGETPSTKAPLIMEIDQDIFLSEGDHGYISPHKKNPGEWNEARDYYYPIPTDDRSLTGGALTQNPGWNDGLDF; encoded by the coding sequence ATGAAAAAAATATTATTGATACTGGCCGCAGGCTGCACCATGGCGCTCGTCTCCTGCGAAGAGTGGCTCGACAAATACCCGCTGGCCCAAATGTCGCCCGAAACCTTCTTCTCGAACGAAAACGAGCTGCAGGCTTTCAGCAACAAATTCTACACGGCCTTCCCGTCCGACGGGCTCTACAACGAGTACTGGGACAACATCATTCACAACGACCTGCCTCAGGAGATGCGCGGCGGCCGCACGATCCCCGCGTCGGGCGGCGGCTGGACATGGACCAGCCTGCGCGACATCAACACGCTGCTCGAATACTCGGTCAACTGCAAGGACCTCGACGTCCGTAACCGCTACGACGCGCTGGCCCGTTTCTTCCGCGCCTATTTCTACTTCGAAAAGATCAAGCGGTTCGGCGACGTGCCATGGTACTCGAAACCGATCGGCTCGGCCGATCCTGAGCTCAAGCGTCCGCGCGATTCGCGTGAATACGTCATGCAGCGCATGATCGAGGACATCGATTTCGCCATCCGCTACCTGCCTACCAAACACGACCTCTACCGTATCACGAAATGGACGGCACTGGCCCTGAAATCGCGTTTCTGTCTCTTCGAAGGCACGTTCCGCAAATACCACGGCATCGACCTTCCGGAGAACGACTGGAAATACTACCTCGACCTGTCGGCGAAGGCATCCGAAGAGTTCATCACCAACAGCGGCTACGGACTCTACACATCGGGCGGCACGCAGACCGCCTACCGCGACCTGTTCGTGTCGGAAGACGCCCAGCAGATCGAGGTCGTCCTCGCCCGCGATTACAACAAGGGGCTAAGCGTATTCCACAACAGCACCTTCTACTCGCTGAACACCTCCTACGGGCGTCCGGGCCTGACGCGCAAGATCGTCGCCAGCTATCTGATGGCCGACGGCACGCGCTTCACGGACAAGGCGGGCTGGGAAACGATGGAGTTCCGGGACGAGTGCCAGAACCGCGATCCGCGTCTGGCGCAGTCGATCCGCACGCCGGGTTACACGCGCATCAACTCCACCAAGGTCGAAGTGCCGAGCCTTTCGACCTGCATGACGGGCTACCAGCCCATCAAGTTCGTCGCGCCCGCCGATTTCGGTTCCGACGGTTACAACCTCTCGTACACCGACCTGCCGATCATCCGCACGGCCGAGATCTATCTCAACTACGCCGAAGCCAAAGCCGAGCTGGGCACGCTGACGCAGGACGACATCGACCTGACGATCAAGAAGCTGCGCGACCGAGCTGGCATGCCCAATCTGGACATGGCCCAAGCCAACGCCAACCCCGACCCGTACCTTTCGGCCCCTGAGACAGGCTACCCCAACGTGACGGGTTCGAACAAAGGCGTACTGCTCGAAATCCGCCGCGAACGCACCATCGAACTGCTTCAGGAGGGCCACCGTTACTACGACCTCATCCGCTGGAAAGAGGGCAAGACCTTCACGCAGCCGCTGCTGGGCCTCTACATCCCCTCCAAGGGCGAATACGACCTCGACGGCGACGGCACGCCCGACATCTATCTCAAGACCAAGGGAGAGACGCCCTCGACCAAAGCCCCGCTCATCATGGAGATCGATCAGGACATCTTCCTCTCGGAAGGCGACCACGGCTACATCTCGCCCCACAAGAAGAATCCGGGCGAGTGGAACGAGGCCCGCGACTACTACTACCCGATTCCGACCGACGACCGCTCGCTGACCGGCGGCGCCCTGACGCAAAACCCCGGCTGGAACGACGGGCTCGACTTTTAA
- a CDS encoding RNA polymerase sigma-70 factor: MFDRYYAPLCRFAAYWLRDRTSAEEIVLDTFTHIWQHAGELRISTSVRAYLFRAVRNRALNRLRDKRTDGIPIEGPEPLFTNPEALQLEADEMMLLVAEAVSQLPDRCREVFRKSREEGLSNAAIADQMRISVKTVEAQITKALRRIRETLLRR; this comes from the coding sequence TTGTTCGACCGTTATTACGCCCCGCTTTGCAGGTTCGCGGCCTACTGGCTCCGTGACCGCACCTCTGCCGAAGAGATCGTATTGGACACCTTTACGCACATCTGGCAGCATGCCGGGGAACTCCGCATCTCGACTTCCGTCCGGGCCTATCTGTTCCGCGCCGTGCGCAACCGCGCGCTCAACCGGCTTCGCGACAAACGCACCGACGGCATCCCCATCGAGGGACCTGAGCCGCTCTTCACGAACCCGGAAGCATTGCAGCTCGAAGCCGACGAAATGATGCTGCTGGTCGCCGAAGCCGTCTCGCAACTGCCCGACCGCTGCCGCGAAGTATTCCGCAAAAGCCGCGAAGAGGGGCTTTCCAACGCCGCGATCGCCGACCAGATGCGGATTTCGGTCAAGACCGTCGAAGCGCAGATCACCAAAGCCCTGCGACGCATCCGCGAAACGCTGCTGCGCAGGTGA
- a CDS encoding BT_3987 domain-containing protein has protein sequence MKRYANIRLLAAVALLVATAGCKDDEGPALKQPALLSIQDAAADAEVITVESPKKQTLNIRVEAEQISGNYITVVFKIDPELVETYNAAHGTSYKLCPSEAYAFSTTEVMLPRYNTVSSTMKVELFSERMPDEEPYLLPIAIDSIKGDPRATVSPTGGVRYILFNKFVKPGPPAPVLLDRSGWKVLAAPKAKPNYEVEKMFDEDINTFGYCNADEEQANPPYDFVIDLGKEVTVRGFQFNQRYMTTGKPEAGARYGIAHLEVWTAKEITGDGLGAANDANWTYTQTYRDYRTDPDSPLDPMGVVISPMLDDYQHARYVRLRIHASYTNKTYNPTFRGWCIAELNVWGNNELLE, from the coding sequence ATGAAACGATATGCAAACATACGTCTTCTGGCCGCCGTCGCCCTGCTCGTCGCAACGGCGGGCTGCAAGGACGACGAAGGTCCGGCGCTCAAGCAGCCTGCCCTGCTGAGCATTCAGGACGCCGCGGCCGACGCCGAAGTGATTACGGTGGAAAGCCCCAAGAAGCAGACCCTCAACATCCGCGTGGAGGCCGAGCAGATCAGCGGCAACTACATAACCGTCGTGTTCAAGATCGACCCCGAACTGGTCGAGACCTATAACGCGGCGCACGGTACCTCGTACAAGCTCTGCCCCTCGGAGGCCTACGCATTCTCGACCACCGAAGTCATGCTGCCCCGCTACAACACGGTCTCCTCGACGATGAAAGTCGAGCTGTTCAGCGAGCGCATGCCCGACGAGGAGCCGTACCTGCTCCCGATCGCCATCGATTCGATCAAGGGCGACCCGCGGGCGACGGTCTCGCCGACGGGCGGCGTCCGCTACATCCTCTTCAACAAGTTCGTCAAGCCGGGACCGCCCGCACCCGTGCTGCTCGACCGCAGCGGCTGGAAGGTGCTCGCCGCCCCCAAGGCCAAACCCAACTACGAAGTGGAGAAGATGTTCGACGAAGACATCAACACCTTCGGCTACTGCAACGCCGACGAGGAGCAGGCCAATCCGCCCTACGACTTCGTCATCGATCTGGGCAAAGAGGTGACCGTACGCGGCTTCCAGTTCAATCAGCGCTACATGACTACCGGCAAACCGGAAGCCGGCGCGCGCTACGGCATCGCCCACTTGGAGGTCTGGACCGCGAAGGAGATCACCGGCGACGGCCTCGGCGCAGCGAACGACGCCAACTGGACCTACACCCAGACATACCGCGACTACAGGACCGATCCCGACTCGCCGCTGGATCCGATGGGTGTGGTCATCAGTCCGATGCTCGACGACTACCAGCATGCGCGTTACGTCCGGCTGCGCATTCACGCCAGCTATACGAACAAGACCTATAATCCGACCTTCCGGGGATGGTGCATCGCAGAACTGAATGTCTGGGGCAACAACGAACTGCTCGAATAA